One Chaetodon auriga isolate fChaAug3 chromosome 11, fChaAug3.hap1, whole genome shotgun sequence genomic window, ACctgacagcaacacaaacagacacatcacatCATTAAAGGTACTCCAGTTTCAGGGATGCTCATAACTCCACTGTGTGGCAGTGAAGAAAATTTAAAAGAATGAGCAAGACTAATAGCAAAATAAATTATTCCCTTAATCTAATCTGCAACTGTCTGATTCTTGCCTGACCAATTGTTCACACTTAGCGTTCACAATTTCTAGTTTATGCAAGAAGATTAGAGGCTGTACAGTCAGACCATGTTCACAAGAACTGACATCACAGTTCACAAGGACAACAAGACACTGCACACAagcatttaaagaaaatgtaactGTTGACTTATTTAGATTTCATAATTTCTAAACCTCTGGAGCAGATTAGACGGTGAGTCAGCAGCCCAGCGGAAACGTCGATGGCAGTAATCACCTGAGCGATGACGATAAAAAGTCTGTTAATTTTATAGGATTTAATACCGTGCCAACAATAGATACTCCTTGGTGGTACATTGTAAATAATTAAAGGGATAGAAACAGTTCAGACCTGCTCATGTAAAACAGTGAGCAATGTTAAATGGATTCTCTCAACACAGGCAACATTACAGTGCATGTTGTTGGCAGATCAGATTTACATATGCCAAGTTTAGTGCTTGTGAAGCATCATGCATTGAAAAAACTGGGTCTCTGTGCTTTCCATTACTTTAATATCCTGAAATGTGCTTACTTGAGGATGGCATGGCATCATGTGAAGGGATCTTTGGTGCTTCTTGCTCAGCATGAAGGTCGTCCGCTCGGGAGGTGACGGGGATTTCTGCCTCTGAAGCCTCCAACATCGGTTCCTTCTTATTTCTCACGGCCCAGTGCATTGACTGCAAACATATGAGCTCATGTATTACCAGGCCCTCGAAGTTACACAGATAACACAGTATTTAGAGAAAGTGATGCTAAAGTAAAGAGATGACACACAGTTTTCACAGAGTCATTCAAGGCTTGCCAGTCATGAAATGGAATAACAACTCCACTTCTCTTCCAAAGGTCGTAGTTTTTTCGCTTGGTTTCACTGCACAAAACCTCTTTGGCTTCCTGCAGCTTCTGGAAATCTGCCACTGCCCAGAAGAAAGAAATCGAAGTCTAGGATGGAACATTATGCTTGCAAAATTATGAGAAAAATGAATGACCTCtactttgcatgcacttgtAAGCACCTCTGCATTAACATAATTTGCTTTGAAGTAAGGACTTCAGAAAGAGGCActgacaaaaacatcattaacacttgatttcaaaatcacactTCTGGCTAAAACAGTTCATGAACTatcattcttttcatttgtcagcGTTTGAAGCACAGTGTCACAGAAACGGTCCACATCTGTGACATACCTGCTCTTGGGTTGTCCAGGTGTTTGTCTGGGTGACATGCCAAGGCTCGGATTTTGTATTCGTTGAGAATCTGTTCTGTCTGcaaggtgaaacattaaataagcATGACCTACTGCTGTCAAACTAAATATTTGTAATTCAGGAATcagtcactcattttcttttgaaggGACACTAttgtaagacacacacaggtatttCTGCGTGACCAAGAGGCCACAAAACAAACCCATTATCactgaatataaatatacaaagtgATCTTCTGAACCTGCTCTATTTCACACAATCTTGAAACTTCTATTGATCAGGTTTATTGTGAGGCCTTCAGATGAATTCCCATCCCAAATAATGCTGTTGTTCATGCTGTTACTTATATGAAAAGACATCTAAATTATTCTGCTGAGGGTGTATTACATTAAGTTACACATGTAGGCATGATGAAGACAGAATGATCCAAGACAAATACTGCAGCTGCCTTCAAATACTGGATGACGCACGACTCACATCTTCTGCTAAAGCATCAACAGGTCTCTGTTGGATCAGACTAACCTCTGGAGCAGAATCCCTGAATCTCTTGGTTAAACAACTAACAGATTGCTGGTCTTTGGCGTCCATTCAGCATTTTACATTATCTTCTACTTCTGAGCTCTTAAACCAGCATGTTTTGGTTTCTAGGTCTAGACGATAATATGTCACCCAGTAAATAGGCTGATCCTTCGACCCACTGGCCAGAACTTACCGACGACAGTTCATCACATCCTAACAACCCGTAGTAATCCTCCAAGTCCTCTGGTTTGCAGTTCAAAGCAGCCTCCATAAAAACCTGTGAGGAGACGCGTACGGCTTCTGGTAACGGAGCAGCTTAAGGATCTGCGATCCTGGATCACAACTGTTCGGTCCAAGAGTCGCTGACGAGCTCCCCCTCGCTGCTGCGTTGGGTCACTCACCGGTAATATCCTCAAAGTTTATCTTGTTAATTT contains:
- the dnajc12 gene encoding dnaJ homolog subfamily C member 12 → MEAALNCKPEDLEDYYGLLGCDELSSTEQILNEYKIRALACHPDKHLDNPRAVADFQKLQEAKEVLCSETKRKNYDLWKRSGVVIPFHDWQALNDSVKTSMHWAVRNKKEPMLEASEAEIPVTSRADDLHAEQEAPKIPSHDAMPSSSDYCHRRFRWAADSPSNLLQRFRNYEI